A single Meles meles chromosome 20, mMelMel3.1 paternal haplotype, whole genome shotgun sequence DNA region contains:
- the LOC123932012 gene encoding histone H1.10, with protein MSVELEEALPLTTAEGAAKKAAKAGGSAALSPSKKKKNNKKKNQPGKYSQLVVETIRRLGERNGSSLAKIYTEAKKVAWFDQQNGRTYLKYSIKALVQNDTLLQVKGTGANGSFKLNRKKLEGGGERRGATAAATAPAPAAHKAKKAAPGAAGPRRADKKPAKGQKPEKRSHKKGAASKKDKGSKAKKAAAAGGKKVKKAAKPSVPKVPKGRK; from the coding sequence ATGTCTGTGGAGCTGGAGGAGGCCCTGCCGCTGACGACCGCCGAGGGGGCGGCCAAGAAGGCGGCCAAGGCCGGCGGCTCGGCGGCGCTGTCCCCGtcgaagaagaaaaagaacaacaagaaGAAGAACCAGCCGGGCAAGTACAGCCAGCTGGTGGTGGAGACCATCCGCAGGCTGGGCGAGCGCAACGGCTCGTCGCTGGCCAAGATCTACACGGAGGCCAAGAAGGTGGCGTGGTTCGACCAGCAGAACGGGCGCACCTACCTCAAGTACTCCATCAAGGCGCTGGTGCAGAACGACACGCTCCTGCAGGTGAAGGGTACCGGCGCCAACGGCTCGTTCAAGCTCAACCGTAAGAAGCTGGAGGGCGGCGGCGAGCGGCGCGGAGCCACTGCGGCCGCCACCGCCCCGGCGCCCGCCGCGCACAAGGCCAAGAAGGCGGCCCCGGGCGCGGCCGGCCCCCGGCGCGCGGACAAGAAACCGGCCAAGGGCCAGAAGCCCGAGAAGCGCTCGCACAAGAAGGGCGCCGCCTCCAAGAAGGACAAAGGCAGCAAGGCTAAGAAGGCGGCGGCCGCCGGGGGCAAGAAGGTGAAGAAGGCGGCCAAGCCCAGCGTCCCCAAGGTGCCCAAGGGCCGCAAGTGA
- the LOC123932236 gene encoding collagen alpha-1(III) chain-like — protein sequence MVASGLVAGGARKPGGRAGKRKARGRGGAGGLGARGGSRRERPRPGLGPGGRAGAGAGPAGAGGPGPEPGPEPERRGLSGRRGPEPGPGRSGEIRQGSAGAAATAAVAGARWACALRSGEEGAPLLFYSSVADHVENNNSLVRSQRQLVLFGAPSSAAGFPHRASRAPPNPRPSAPDRARACGATERRPAPGKGSAEGNGGVHPMLRERERRGAPGLGANSEGPGGGHAAQSFAAGSQECATATQALSTVWGPPACPQDEL from the coding sequence ATGGTGGCGAGCGGGTTGGTGGCGGGCGGGGCGCGAAAGCCCGGGGGCCGCGCCGGGAAGAGGAAGGCGAGGGGCCGAGGGGGCGCCGGGGGACTGGGGGCGCGCGGCGGCTCCAGGCGGGAGCGGCCGCGGCCGGGCCTGGGGCCGGGCggcagggctggggcgggggccgggccggccgGAGCAGGAGGTCCCGGGCCGGAGCCGGGGCCGGAGCCGGAGCGGAGGGGGCTGTCGGGGCGGAGAGGGCCGGAGCCGGGACCCGGCCGGAGCGGAGAGATCCGCCAAGGGAGCGCCGGGGCTGCCGCTACCGCTGCCGTCGCCGGAGCTCGCTGGGCGTGCGCGCTGCGCTCTGGTGAGGAGGGCGCGCCGCTCCTCTTTTATAGCTCCGTGGCGGACCACGTTGAGAACAACAACAGCCTGGTCCGGAGCCAGCGCCAACTTGTGCTTTTTGGAGCCCCTTCCTCGGCCGCTGGCTTCCCGCATCGCGCCTCCCGGGCGCCACCAAACCCTCGGCCGAGCGCCCCGGACAGGGCCCGAGCCTGCGGCGCAACGGAGAGACGACCTGCGCCCGGGAAGGGTTCAGCAGAGGGGAACGGAGGGGTGCACCCTATGCTGCGGGAGCGCGAGAGGAGGGGGGCACCCGGTTTGGGGGCAAATAGCGAGGGCCCCGGGGGAGGTCATGCGGCCCAGAGCTTTGCGGCCGGCAGCCAAGAGTGCGCCACAGCCACCCAAGCCCTGAGCACGGTCTGGGGGCCGCCGGCCTGCCCGCAGGACGAGCTTTAA